The sequence below is a genomic window from candidate division KSB1 bacterium.
CCACTCAGGTGTGGGCGCGGACCATCCCTTTTTTTTCCAGAGCTCTAAATGAATAGGCAGGGTAGAAAACACATGGTATTCCGGGAGCAATGCATCTCTCCCGCTCCCTTTCCCATGCCTTACAAGGTGCAGGTTCGGGCCAGACAACAGAACAGGGGTGAAGGGTCCGGGTCACATATCGCGGCAAGTTGCAGAGTCGGCTGGCGAAGTTCGGAGAAAGCAGTCGGCGTGGGCCACAACGCAGGAACGCGAAGACAGCTGCTCATGCACGCCAGGATTTTTCTGTATGGCGCGCTGGCCGTTGTGGCGCTCGTCGCCGGATGCGACAGGCGCCCATTGTCGGACTCTACCATTGCCGAGATCGACGGCGAAGAGATCACCGTGCGCGAGTTCGCACGGGAGTTCCTTTTCCGACCGCAGTTTCACCCTGCAAGTAAGGGAAGCCAAGCGGTACGGGAGCAATACGACAAGTTAGTGGCAGAGTTCCTCCTCGCGCGCGAGGCCCAGAGGCGCAAGCTTCATCGGGACGAACGCATCGTGCAGCGTCTGCGCTGGCATGAGCGGCAGGCGATGCGGGAAGAACTGTATCGTCAGAAAGTAGCTAACCAGGTCCAGGTCAGCGAGGCGGAGCTCCGCCAGGCCTTTGTGCGGCGCCACACCACCCTCCGCATTCGGCACCTGGTGGTGGCAAGCGAAGAAGAGGCGTGGCGGCTGCGCGCTCGCTTGGAAGCCGGGGAGGCTTTCGAGGCGGTGGCGGCTGCCGTTGGCCCACAGAAGGGCTGGCCGATCCTTTTGCGCTGGGGTGAGGCAGACCCCGAGTTGGAGGAAGCCGCCTACGCACTCCACGTGGGCGAACTCTCGCTGCCCCTCAAGGTCAAAGGCGAGTTCCACCTCATAAGACTCGACGATGTGAGCCGCGAGGCCATCCTGACTGAGGAGGACTTTCAAGCAGAGAAGCGCAGGCTGGAGCGGATCATCCGCGCGCGGAAGGAAGACCGCCTCGCACGGGAGTATGCGGCCGGGCTGCTAAAGGGGATGGAGGTACGCGTGCGTGGGGAACTCTTCGCCTTCCTTGTCAACAGCACGCGTGCCGCACTCCGTGATAGCGTGGCGCAACTACCGGGTAAGCTTCCTGCTCTGCGCGATGAGGAATTGGGCCAATTGGCCAGCTCATTGCAGCAGCGCCTCGGCGAGCCCTTCGTCTCCATCGATGGCCGGCAGTGGACCTTGGGCGATTTCCTGAGGCTGGTTTCCTCGATGCCTTTGGATCGCCGGCCGCACATGCACCGTCCAGCCCTTTTCCGCCAGGAGCTCCAGGACTTGATCCGCGACGAATTCCTTGCCGAGCAAGCGGACAGGGAGGGCCTGGCCAAGCATCCGGCCGTGCGAGCCGAAGTCAAACGTTGGCGCCGCATCCTGCTGGCCGCCCGGATGCGCAGCCTCTTGACCGACTCCCTGACCCTCAGCGAGCAAGAGCTGCATACCTACTACGCGAAGCGCCGGGAGCGCTATAACCTGAGCCAATCCCTTGAGGAGCTGGGGGCGCAGGGTGTGGACCTGATGCGCGAAGACGCCCTGCGCGCCAAGGCCGATAGCCTGGTAGCTGTCTTCGTTGCCCAATTGCGACAACGTGCCAAAATCCGCATGAACGAGGAAGCTTATCGCCGCGCCTTCGAGGAGGTAGGAGGTGCAAGCGCCTCGTTCATCAAAGTCATTCCAATCGGGCCATAAGGAGAGACCGCGGCGGCAAAGCCCTTTTCTTCCCGTACCACGCGTTCCCGTCCAGCTGGTGCAGGCAAGAACCCGATGGTGGCAATCGCAGAGTGCCCTGAGAACTCGTGGAAAAGAAAGGAGAGCTCGAGAGCGTCCGCGCAGGCGTTCGGGAAGCGCTTACGGTACGAAGGTTATCAAGATGACCCCTGGCGAAAGAGGAGGTCCACATGCGCCTCCCCGCAACGGCTGCGCTCGGTGTTCGGCTGCTGCTGATGCAGCTACAGCTCGTATCAACACAGGAGAATAGCGGAAGCCGGTTAAGACACGTTCACTCCTGGCGGGCGGCGCTCAGCCGCCTCGGTTGCTCGTCTTTCCTGGTGCAGCGTTCACGCCGCTCGAGACAGGTCTTGCCGCGGGGAGCTCCCATGCACTGGCACACAGCGCCGGTACGGTGGTGCGCGCATCCCACCTGCCCACTCGCACCTTCAAAATGTGCTTGACCCCCATGGAACAGCGAAGTTGTGCGAGTGAAGCATCCGCTTTGACGCACGGGTCCCTCCGAGCGAGCCAATGAGGAGAGGACCTCCGGTGAGCCCCTGCGCCACGCACGTGTCCAGCTACTGGCGATGTGCACTTATCAACCCCACCAGCCTGGGGAACTCCCTGCTGGCGTCAACCGTTCCATGAAGCGGTGGGCAGTTGCGCACTTCGACTACCATTTACGTCTTGAGGATGGCGGGTTCCGCTCTCCCGTTCACAGCAACGGAGAGGAGGGGAGCGAAGGACCGCCAACCTCCGTGGCCGCGGGGGTGGGAGAATCTTCGGCTCGATCGGCACCTCCTGCTGAGTGGCCCCACTGTCTCTGGTTGCGCGGGCAGGAGATTCCGCCAAGCAAAGTGGTGGTTGGATTTCACGCTTGTAGGCCGCAATAGGGAGGCACTATTATGCCAAAGCAACCACTCGTGGTACTGTGGACGGCCGCGATCCTGGCCATGCAGTGCACGCGGGACTTTTCCGTGGAACCGAGTCCCCACCAGGTGCGCGAGCTGACGCCTCTGGAAAAGAGACTCAGCGATACCGGCAATCAATTCGGCCTCAAGCTCTTCGCTGAACTCGCACGCCAAGAGGAGGGCAGAAACGTTTTCTTCTCACCGCTCAGCGTGGCCATGGCCTTGGGCATGGCGTTCAACGGCGCCGCAGGCACCACCGAGCAGGCCTTCCGCCAGACCCTCCAGCTGGGGGAACTTTCCACCGAGGAGATTAATAGCTCTTTCCGGAGCCTCATCGAGCTTCTCACCCAGCTGGACCCTTCGGTGACAATGGAGATTGCCAATTCCGTCTGGTACCGGTTAGGCTTCTATGTGGAGCCCGAGTTCGTTCGGCTGAACAGCACCTACTTCGGCGCCCAGGTGCAAGCGCTGAACTTCGATCTGCCGGGAGCTCCGGCGACGATTAATGCCTGGGTCAAAGACAAGACTCATGGCCGCATCGCCTCGATCGTCGATCGTATCGATCCCCTCACCATGCTCTACCTCATCAACGCCATCTACTTCAAGGGGACGTGGACGCGCAAGTTTGATCCGAACCGGACCCAGGACGATCTCTTCACGGCCTCCGATGGCTCGCAGATGCCATGCCGCATGATGGCCCAGGAGGGCGAGTTCTCATATTTCGAGAACGAAGACGTGCAGGCCGTCGATCTGCCTTACGGTAACCGCATGTTCAGCATGGTGGTGCTCCTGCCTAAGAGCGGAGTCTCGCTCGATGCACTGGTAGTGGGCCTGGATGCGGAGAAGTGGAGTCGCTGGATAGGGCTTTTTGCCACCCGCAAAGGGCTCCTGCAGCTACCCAAGTTTAAGCTGGAATATGAGGCCGGCCTCAAACCGGCTCTCTCGGCGCTGGGGTTGGCAGAGGCGTTCACTGACACGGCCAATTTCACCCGCATCAACCCACAAGGAAATCTCTACATCAGCGAGGTGAAGCACAAGAGCTTTGTGGAGGTAGACGAGAAGGGCACCGAAGCAGCGGCGGCGACTGCGGTGGTGATCGGTGTGACCAGCGTTGACCCAAGTCTCTTTGTCATGCGCGTGGACCGGCCATTTCTCTTTGCAATCCGCGACCGGCACTCTGGCACAGTCCTCTTCATTGGCAAGGTGGTCAAGCTCGCCTGAGGCTTAAGGTCAGCGCGCAGACACTCCAAGCCGTTCGCGCAGCAGGAAGCCTTCCGTGTCCGGCGGGCTCTCATGCCGGTGCAACGGGTGTGCACCGCCTTGGGGCCGTGTCATGGTTCAGGTGGCGTGACTCCGAGGCCTTCATCGGGCAAAAAATGCGGCGCGATTTGACATCAGAGCCAGTGGCGCCCGGACATTTCTGCGGGGAGGTTGCACGTTTACTCTTGACAAAGTGACCGTTTGTGCGTACATTGAATGTTGGCTGGTTTAAGCGACGAAGGCGCCGGGGACACGTCCGCCCGAAACTCTACACACGACCCGCACCGACGATGATCTTCCGGTTCGCCCATTGCCCCTGGGCGCCTCGGCCAGTGCGAAAACGCCGGGACTCCCACAACGCGCAGTGGACGCGAAGCTCCTTTGTGCTCCGCGAGTACGCACTGACCCCAGAGTCTTGACTAGCCACGATGGAGGCACGTTTCCGGTCACACAAAATCAACCTTGCCCCAGCTTTTGTGTGTCGGTTATGACGCACCGCGTACCGCCTGCTTGTTGGTCAGGCGAATGCTCGATGGGAGCCAAGGCGTAGGCGAAAACGTCACTTTGGAGACCGGTCTGCAAAAGGCCGACCACCGTGCGCACGCAGGATGTGGAGTTCCTTCGGAGCCCCAGCAGCCACGGAAGCCAGCCCAGCTTTCTGGTGCACCCATAGGACGGGGGCCTGTATTCCGGCAAGAGAGATGGGGAGAGGCATCGTCATGAAGAGCAGAGTAATCAATGCTGTGGCATGCACCGCGTGCGGCATGCTGGCCGTGGTCGCAGGCGGTTACGCCCAGATGCTCGCTGACATCACCGCGCCGGTGCACACAGAGTTTGGCCTATATGAACCTTATCTGGTAACCGCAACGCCGTCAATCCCCCCGTACGGAGTCGCGCCAGATCTCAGCAACGTGGTCAACTCTGCCCAGTTTACCTTCTCACCGGAGGAGCTCTTCCTGCTGCGGCAAAACCAATTCGTGGTCACTCCGCGCTGCGGAGGAGGCCCGGCCACCGGTTACACGGAAATCTATGACCTCTACAACGAATGCCGGGAGCAGGAGATTCCCATCCTGGTGACCACCGACGCCATGCTCCACACCTTCCACCTCTGCTTCGACTACATTCTGAAGACCTGTGAGGAGAGGCGATTCTTCGCCGACCTGAACAACCTCCTCAGCGCGCTCCTTGGTCAAGCCACGCGCGACTACCAGGATTCTGCAACACCTCTGGGCCAGCAGGCAGCCGTGCTCAATCTGAACTACCTGATCGTGGCCAAGGCCCTGCTGGATACGACCTTTGACAAAGACGGTAATGTCCTCCCGCCCGAGGCTCGGGTCTACGATCAGGAGTTGGAGCTCATCTACCACCCACCCGGTACGACGCAGTACCCGACCCCGCTGTTTGGGCCGCACTACCTCGAGGACTATACCCAATACAAGCCCCGGGGCCATTACACGAAGAGTGATTCGTTGAAGCACTACTTCCGCGCCATGATGTGGCTGGGCAGAATGACCTTTTCTTATGGGGAACCGGACAAGACGCTGGGCGCCCTCCTCCTGACGCGTTCGCTCCAGAGTCTGCCGGTTGGTGCCAGGGAGGCCAAGCAGGTGTGGGAGGGCATCTACCTGCCCACGGTCTTTTTCGTGGGCAAGAGCGATGACATCAACTTCTACCAGTACGACTCGCTTGCGATCGCCGTATACGGCTCGCAGTACCCGGGCCTGAGCGTCGACGCGCTGGCTGACACCTCCAGACTTGGGCCTTTCATGCGGGCAGCGCAAAAGCTTCCTGCCCCGAAGATCGTTAGCGGCGATGTGATTCCGAACGGGTTCCGCCTGATGGGGCAACGCTTCATCCCTGATTCTTGGGTGATGGACGAACTGGTGTTCAGCAAGCTCCCGGACCGCATCTGGCCGCGCGGCTTGGATGTGATGGCGGTGCTGGGCTCAGAGCGGGCTTATGAGCTGCTTGAATGGGATAGGCAGATCTATTGCCACTACGAGAAGCGCCTCAACGAGCTGCGCGCGGAATTTGCCGCCTACCCAGACGCCACTTGGGCGCAGAACGTGTACTGGAACTGGCTCTACTGCCTGATGCCGCTTCTCTTTCCCAAGGGCGAAGGGTTCCCGGCCTTTATGCAGTCAGTTGCCTGGGTCGACAAAGAGCTCTTCGCGGCCTTGGCTTCGTGGGCGGAATTGCGCCATGACACTATCCTCTACGCCAAGCAGAGCGGCACCGAAACCGGTGCCAGTCCCCCTTCCATTTTGCAGCAAGGGTATGTGGAGCCCAACCCCTGGCTCTATGCCCGCTTGGCCTCTCTGGCGCGTTACCTCAAAGCCGGCCTGGATGACCGCGGGTTGCTTTTCGAAAACTTCCGCTGGTCGCTGGAAAAGTTGGAGGAGCTGCTGCTCCAGCTCAAGACCATCGCGGAAAAAGAGCTCGCGAACATTTCCCCGACAGGCCAGGAGTATTCTACCATCTGCGACATTGGCCGCACCATCGAGGCTATTGTGAAGTTTTCGCCCTGGGGCGGAGAGGGTACAGCCCCGGGCGAAGCGGACGAAATGCCGGTGATTGCCGACGTACACACGGATCACAACAGCGGCAATGTCCTGGAAGTGGGGGTGGGTTACCCGTACGCCATTTACGCGATTTGCCCGGTGGAGGGAGAGCTGAAGATCGCCAAAGGGGCGGGATTCGCCTACTACGAATTCATCTCGCCGGAACGGCTCACGGATGAGCAGTGGCGAACGATATTGCAAAAGGGTGAGCAGCCAGCCCATCCGGAGTGGGCTGCCTCCTTCTTGGCCGAGGTGGGCTGGGTAAACTCCACGCCATCCCCTTACTACACCCGGCAGAGGAACCTCTTCGGCCTGGTGGCTACAGTGTCTCCGGACACGGTGCGAGCAGGGGAGCCGGTGGACGTGTCGATTGTCCCCACGGTCATGGGCTATCCCCTTTTGGCCATGCCGCTCATCACTGTGACGGCTCCAGATGGCTCGCTGCTGCAAAGGCTGGCCGCCATGGAAAGCGGCTATGGCTACCGTGCCACGGTAGAAACCACGGATTTCCCAGAGGGCGTGCTCTGGGTTGCTGTCCAAGGAGCGCTGCGGGACTGGGGAGGGGTCATAGACACCGTGCGGTATCGAACACGGCTAGTGGTGCGTTCGACGCAAAGCGTGCAACCACACCCCCCGGCGAA
It includes:
- a CDS encoding peptidylprolyl isomerase, whose translation is MHARIFLYGALAVVALVAGCDRRPLSDSTIAEIDGEEITVREFAREFLFRPQFHPASKGSQAVREQYDKLVAEFLLAREAQRRKLHRDERIVQRLRWHERQAMREELYRQKVANQVQVSEAELRQAFVRRHTTLRIRHLVVASEEEAWRLRARLEAGEAFEAVAAAVGPQKGWPILLRWGEADPELEEAAYALHVGELSLPLKVKGEFHLIRLDDVSREAILTEEDFQAEKRRLERIIRARKEDRLAREYAAGLLKGMEVRVRGELFAFLVNSTRAALRDSVAQLPGKLPALRDEELGQLASSLQQRLGEPFVSIDGRQWTLGDFLRLVSSMPLDRRPHMHRPALFRQELQDLIRDEFLAEQADREGLAKHPAVRAEVKRWRRILLAARMRSLLTDSLTLSEQELHTYYAKRRERYNLSQSLEELGAQGVDLMREDALRAKADSLVAVFVAQLRQRAKIRMNEEAYRRAFEEVGGASASFIKVIPIGP
- a CDS encoding serpin family protein, with product MPKQPLVVLWTAAILAMQCTRDFSVEPSPHQVRELTPLEKRLSDTGNQFGLKLFAELARQEEGRNVFFSPLSVAMALGMAFNGAAGTTEQAFRQTLQLGELSTEEINSSFRSLIELLTQLDPSVTMEIANSVWYRLGFYVEPEFVRLNSTYFGAQVQALNFDLPGAPATINAWVKDKTHGRIASIVDRIDPLTMLYLINAIYFKGTWTRKFDPNRTQDDLFTASDGSQMPCRMMAQEGEFSYFENEDVQAVDLPYGNRMFSMVVLLPKSGVSLDALVVGLDAEKWSRWIGLFATRKGLLQLPKFKLEYEAGLKPALSALGLAEAFTDTANFTRINPQGNLYISEVKHKSFVEVDEKGTEAAAATAVVIGVTSVDPSLFVMRVDRPFLFAIRDRHSGTVLFIGKVVKLA
- a CDS encoding DUF3160 domain-containing protein — translated: MKSRVINAVACTACGMLAVVAGGYAQMLADITAPVHTEFGLYEPYLVTATPSIPPYGVAPDLSNVVNSAQFTFSPEELFLLRQNQFVVTPRCGGGPATGYTEIYDLYNECREQEIPILVTTDAMLHTFHLCFDYILKTCEERRFFADLNNLLSALLGQATRDYQDSATPLGQQAAVLNLNYLIVAKALLDTTFDKDGNVLPPEARVYDQELELIYHPPGTTQYPTPLFGPHYLEDYTQYKPRGHYTKSDSLKHYFRAMMWLGRMTFSYGEPDKTLGALLLTRSLQSLPVGAREAKQVWEGIYLPTVFFVGKSDDINFYQYDSLAIAVYGSQYPGLSVDALADTSRLGPFMRAAQKLPAPKIVSGDVIPNGFRLMGQRFIPDSWVMDELVFSKLPDRIWPRGLDVMAVLGSERAYELLEWDRQIYCHYEKRLNELRAEFAAYPDATWAQNVYWNWLYCLMPLLFPKGEGFPAFMQSVAWVDKELFAALASWAELRHDTILYAKQSGTETGASPPSILQQGYVEPNPWLYARLASLARYLKAGLDDRGLLFENFRWSLEKLEELLLQLKTIAEKELANISPTGQEYSTICDIGRTIEAIVKFSPWGGEGTAPGEADEMPVIADVHTDHNSGNVLEVGVGYPYAIYAICPVEGELKIAKGAGFAYYEFISPERLTDEQWRTILQKGEQPAHPEWAASFLAEVGWVNSTPSPYYTRQRNLFGLVATVSPDTVRAGEPVDVSIVPTVMGYPLLAMPLITVTAPDGSLLQRLAAMESGYGYRATVETTDFPEGVLWVAVQGALRDWGGVIDTVRYRTRLVVRSTQSVQPHPPANARAFALLPGYPNPASGKVTLTYWLPAAQAVEFSIYDPRGRLIRLQAWGAQSAGEHQLQWDGMDENGQQVPAGVYLARVRAGSQVAHQKLVLTR